In Pyrodictium occultum, the genomic window AATGAGCGATACTAGGCGGAGGAGGGGTTTTGAAGCTGAGCGGGAGCTTGTGAGGAAGCTCTGGGGCAGCGGCTTCGCTGTCGTGCGCGCACCCGCTAGCGGCGCCCGTGTGAGGAAAGCCGTGTACCCGGATATAGTGGCCATGTTTAAAGGCAAGATATTCGCGCTTGAGGTTAAATACCGCAGTGACAACTCCCCCATCTACATCGAGAAGGAGCAGATACAGAAACTCCTAGAGTTTGCTCGCAGGGCAGGAGCCACACCCTTGATAGCAGTTAAGAGGCCGCATCAGGGCTGGCGCCTAGTACCGCTAAGAGTGGCCAAGGAGACCTCCTCCGGGAGAATAAGGATAGACGAGGAAGTGCTCAAGAAGGCCATGAGCCTGGAAGAGTTCGTAACCTACGCTACGAATACTAGCCTGGAGAGCTTCATGAAGAGGGGCCAGGACTCAGCTGGGTAAGTTATCTTCATCCCCCACATGCTTATCCGTCCGGGAGTAACTCATCACGCACCTATGCCTAGCGGCCGGTGAGCCCTAGTCAGGCCTAAGCCTTATATCCCTGAACATAAGCTTGCCACGATGCCTCCATATCACACGCACTGTGTTCGTAGAGCCTGGCTTCAGCCTTAGATTGAGCGTCTTTGACTCGCCTGGCTTCAGCTCGCCCACCACAGCCCTGTCGACCACGTTTCCTACCGCGAATACTGTCACGACAAGATTCTCGGCCCTATCGTCGCCGGCATTGGACACTTCGAGCTTTAAAGCATCAGCGCTAACACTGTAGCTGGCTTCTATCCTAGGCTCCGGTGCTTCGATGCGGTACACGAGTATCGAAGACACTAGCAGCTCCCTGGGATAGTACTCGCCGGTGCCTTTATGCTCAAGCCTAAGTTGTACTGCATCGCCTATATCCAGGGCAAACTCGTTTGTACCAACGCTTTTGCTTATCGTTGAAGTACCCTCACCGGTGCTAACTACAAGGCTCGCACTCGTGTGTGGTATGTAAGCCACTATTCTAGCCTTCATACCGCTGAGCCGCCCCGGTAGGCTCAGCTCAATGACATCGCCGGGTTTGAGTGATATCGCACCGCTCCAGAAATGGTAAAACGAGCGGACTGTATCATAGGATCCCATGAGCAGTAGACCTACATGGTCTACCACAAACTCTCTTACACCCATATACTCGATGCCCACAGTGTGATCCTTGCGTCGCTTCGAGTTGACTATGGGTGTGACATCGAACACCAGCTTACAGAAAAAGCCATCCCCCATTCTGGCACATATACTCGGCTTAAACTCTCTCGTAACTACAACACCGTTAAATAGCACCTTCCACCGGGGTATCTCCATGGTAGCGCTCCTTGCCCCAACCTCGAGCAGCGCCTTGTCCACAGTGGCGGATCTTATGCCATGCTCGAATGTTGTCGAGTAGGTAGTTGGGTGCCCGGAACCCCCTAACGTGACCTCGGGCAAGCTATTCTCATACACTAGATCCATGTTACCCTGGCCGCTAACGTATAGTTGCAGACCTCCATCACTCATAGAGTAGTCCCTCCTTCCAGCATTCTGGTGATAACGTTCCACTTTTAGTACATTACGTGCCTCCATGGATCAAGAGCCTGGCAGGCCGGGCAAGGCTGGAACTACGACATGCTACTAGCGGTCAGAGGGAGCGTAGCAGCTTTCTTAGAGTAGCCTCCTCTTGAGTGCCTCGTATTGCTATATAGTAGAGTTTTGCAGATTTGCCGGGTTTCGGCCTGAGCAGTCTTCCAAGCCTCTGTATAAACTGTCTTCTTGAGGCAGTGCCGGAGAGCACCACGCCTACATTAGCATCAGGTATATCTATACCCTCATCCCCTACAGTTGTGAGTACAAGCGCTTTTAACCTATTATGCTTAAATAGCTCGAATATGATTTTCCTCTTGCTTTTCTCCGTCTTTCCAGTCACCACGGGGATTCCAAGCTCTTTTCCAACAGCCTGGGCCTGGTCAACATACTGCGTAAATACTATTATCTTCGAGCCTCTCATGTACTCAGCCTCTATAATGCTCCGAGCCTTCTCAAGCTTGGACTTTGACAGTGCTAGTATACGCCTAATCCGAGCCAATAGCTGCAGAGCTTTACGGGCCGACTCGTCGCCCATCGACGCAGCCTTTACGAGTTCCTCTACCCTCCTACCCCTAGCTAGTACTAGGTAGTCCTTACGGAGCCTCTTGTACTCCTCCAGCTCCTTCCGGCTAAGATCCACAAGCACGGGAATTATTTCGAATGATGCTATGTACCCAGCAGACATGAGGTCCTCGATAGAACGTTCATAGACTACTCCGCCTACGAGCCGGAAAAGCTCCTCATGTTTACCATCCTCCCGGTATGGTGTAGCCGATAAACCAAGCCTATAGGGTGCAAGCACGGATTCTGCAATAGCCCTAAACTTATCAGCAGGCAGGTGGTGAGCCTCATCAACTACGAGGAGAGAGAACTTATCAAATAGCAAGCCGATGTTACGGAAGGCGGACTGATAAGTAGCGATAGTAACAGGCTTCACGCTCTTCTCGTCAGAGTAGAAGGCACCGACAGACGATTTGGAGAGGGAGGTGAACTTTTCTATCTTATCCATCCACTCCACGAGCTGCTCACGGGTGTAAACTACTATGAGTGTAGGCACAGAGAGCCTGGCCATGGCCGCCAGCGCTACCACCGTTTTGCCGGCTCCAGTGGGCAACGCGATAACTCCACGATACCCGTTACGTATCCAAGTATCTACTGCCTCCTCCTGGTAGTCACGCAGTTTTCCCCTGAACGAGATAGGGTAGCTGCCTGTCCCGAGAAGCCCTGTACGGTCATGTATACTGAAGCCTTCATGCCGTAGCCTCTCAATTACATCAAGCAGCGCGTAAGGCTTCACTACGAATCCTCTAAGAGCCCTAGAGTATCTGACGACCCCTTTATCCCTAAATACGGCAAGATAATCTGTTAGGAGGCGTTTTGATCGTAGAAGGAATCCCTTGGGGGATGCATATATCTCAACTATGCTTGACTCTTCAAGGAGCTTTTCAAGAACGCTGCGCGAGTCTTTGTCAAGCTCCGCGCCATAGGACTTCAAGGTGTCAATAATATCTGTTAGTTTGTCAACATTACTTATGTCCGTTGTTAGCTCGAACCAGCTACAGCCATCACGTCTGCCTAGATAGGATGCCATGCTGGCTATTCGGCGGAAATCTTCTCTATCAAGCCATCGGCATATTCGGAACCGCAGATACAAACTACCACCGCATCGCTACCGCAGGTATAGCGGCCCGGAAGCCGTCATTGCCGATACTCGCTATGCAGCATTACGGCTCGGTAATACAGTAAATGCCTTATCCCGCAGCTCGCTGAATGAGGACACACACATATAGCCTATGCTTCCGGCATGCACGTCCCTCGCGACGCTCCTCTCAATAATCTTTGAAGGCTCGGAATCATTCTCGACTATTGCAATGAATATCTTGCTATCTCTATCAACGTATAATATGTCAGTAATGCTAGCCCTCTCCTCAAGTAGATCTATGGCCCGGCTTGGCGGTCTAGCGGCAATGAGCAACCCCTCTAGAATTATCCTCGGCGGCCCGTCTTCGCTGAGAGGCTCTAGCGGCATTAGAACTCGGAATACGCAGCCAACTAGTATGTCGGAGCCCTCGAGTCTCCCAAGGGTATATGCGATAACATATTTACAGTCATTTAGCTCTGCAAATGCGCCTATGTAAAGACCTCTATGTTTCTTCAGTATGGCGCAGAAAGAGGCTCCCTGCGTGGGTTCCACATCATCTCTCTTCTTCTCAGTGTTTAAAACCTCGGTCATCGCCGCCTCTTCGGTAGTACCGCACACAGGCATAACTACCCTACTATAAGTCCGCACAAGGCACCGCTATTCGCTTCACCCCCTCTACATATGGGCGAAGCTACATACACTTGCCCGAAGAGATCAAGGAGTCTCTCCCTTACATAGGGCATGTACCTTGCGGGAAGAGTTAGAGGCTGGATGAAGAGTACACTTAATCGACGTAGCCTGCCGACGCCCTCTATATTAAGACATAGAGTGAGTGAACTAATGTACTGGCCTATGGTCACGCATGTTGTAGCTCCGGGAGGCGCAAGGGGAGGGATGAACCCTATCATAAGGGGGATCGCTAGCTTCTGTGACACACGGAGCCCTATTACGGATGACAAATCGTTCACTACCAGGACGCGATCAAATATTTGCCCCGCTTCACGTACACGCTCCGTGAGCATAAACGCGAGGATCTCGAGAACTTCCATGTCCCCGACTATGTCGTCTATAGCTTCCGACGAGATTATTCTAGCTAGGTACCTCTTCACGTTAGTATCGCCCGTGAACAACTTGATTATTAGCTCCGCATGCTTCATACTAGGCAGGGTGTGGCCACGCAAATACCTGCTTATCATAGATGGTGGTATTGAGAGCTTGCTGCTCAGCTCCCTGTAGGTGTAGAAGCGGTGCAGAAACCGGAGCATGCTTATAGATATGGTTCTCCTCGCCAACTCGTCAATCCTCATAGTGTTAGCCCTCCCCAGATAATGTTGCCAGTCAGTGCCATGGCAGCATGTGTTGTACGTCGCCTGGCAGTGGAGGTGTGAAGCGAGTATGCTAAATATTAACGTTCCTCGGGAGTATGTAGAAATACTAGGCCACACTCACAAGCACTTATGGAGAGGGGGCTGCGGTGTCCTCCCAGGCAAGGATTCCTCCAGAGGTCAAAGCGCGTATAGAGGCTTTCAAGAAGATACGCGAGCAGGAGAAGAAAGTAGAAGAGAATATGAAAAAGATAAAGTACAAGATAGCAGTATTGAGCGGTAAGGGTGGCGTCGGGAAGTCCTTTATCACAGCGAGTCTCGCATTCGCTATGAGCTATCTAGGGCGCAAGGTAGGTGTTCTAGATGCTGATATATACGGGCCGTCAATACCCAAGATGATGGGTGTGCAGGGCCAGTCGGTTATGGCTACATCGGATGGAAGAATTATACCAGTTACAGCCCCTCTAGGCGTCAAGGTAATCTCCATAGGCCTGCTCCTACCGGAGGAGGATGTGCCCGTTATCTGGCGCGGCCCGCTCTCAACCTCGGCCATCCGGGAGATGCTAGCCTATACTGACTGGAGTGAGCTCGACTACCTCTTCATAGACCTGCCTCCGGGCACTGGGGACGAGCAGCTCACTATAGCTCAGTTGATAAAGGATCTTACCGGCACGATAATAGTCACCATACCCTCTGACGTGTCTAGGGTTGTCGTAGCGAAGGCTGTTAATTTCGCACGTAAGCTGAACGTCCCAATAGTAGGCATTATAGAGAATATGAGCTACTTCGAGTGTCCTGATGGATCTAAACACTACATATTTGGAGAGGGCGTGGCTAAGAAGATAGCGGAGAAGTATGGAATAAGATTCCTAGGCGAGGTACCTATAGACCCTCGCATATCCCGTGCCAATGACGCGGGGGAGCCTTTCTTCGTAAAGTACCCGGACAGCAAGGCTTCTAAGGTTATACTGGAGCTGGCTAAGACCATAGCAGAGATCGTAGAACAGGGAACCGGTGGGTAGATGGTTGGCAAGACTTATATTTCAATATATTTCTGCATGTCGAACGGTGGACTTAGGTGCGACTTGCCGAGATAGTAAAGGTTGATAGCAAGGGCAGGGTCACAATCCCCCTAGTGGTGCGCGTGGCCCTCAATATAGTCGAGGGTATGAATCTAATCCTAATCGCCGACCCAGACAAGCGTGAGATTGTCCTAACCCCGCTGCCCAGTGCGGAGAGCAGGCTCTATGAGCTACGCATAGAGTTCAAAGATGTACCAGGGGCTCTGGCGAGAGCCTCGGAGAAACTAGCCGAGTTAGGAGTTGACCAGGTTACTACGCAGTGCACCACAGTCAAGCGGGGAGAGTATGCAGAGTGCATAATAATTATAGATCTCTCCCACAGTGATAAGAACATAGAAACTGTAAAGAAGGAGCTATCCTCGCTCGAGGAAGTCCGTTTTATACAGGCCAGACCTCTCCAGCGCTAGGTCCCCGGGGCCCCCATGGCGCCTGCCGCGGTTTTTGTTGGATGCTGCGGCTTCCCATTCTCTAGGAAGAAGTACTACGAGTTGTTCTCCACGGTTGAGCTGCAGCAGACCTTCTACGATCTCCCCGAGAGGAGCCTTGCCGAGAAATGGCGTAGAGAGGCGCCCAGCTCCTTCATATTTAACATGAAGGCGTGGCAGGTCATAACGCACCCCCCTACAAGCCCCACATGGAGACGCATGAGGAGGCGTCCTCAGGGCAGGCTGGAGAACTATGGCTACCTGAGACCTACCCCTGAGAACCTTGAAGCGTGGCGTAAGAGCGTGGAGATCGCGGAGACGCTGCGGGCAAGGGTTATGGTCCTGCAGACTCCCCCGAGCTTCGGTTACAGCGGCGAGAACGAGCGTAACGCTAGGGAATTCTTCTCCAGA contains:
- the hjc gene encoding Holliday junction resolvase Hjc, giving the protein MSDTRRRRGFEAERELVRKLWGSGFAVVRAPASGARVRKAVYPDIVAMFKGKIFALEVKYRSDNSPIYIEKEQIQKLLEFARRAGATPLIAVKRPHQGWRLVPLRVAKETSSGRIRIDEEVLKKAMSLEEFVTYATNTSLESFMKRGQDSAG
- a CDS encoding CARDB domain-containing protein, with amino-acid sequence MKARIVAYIPHTSASLVVSTGEGTSTISKSVGTNEFALDIGDAVQLRLEHKGTGEYYPRELLVSSILVYRIEAPEPRIEASYSVSADALKLEVSNAGDDRAENLVVTVFAVGNVVDRAVVGELKPGESKTLNLRLKPGSTNTVRVIWRHRGKLMFRDIRLRPD
- a CDS encoding DEAD/DEAH box helicase, whose translation is MASYLGRRDGCSWFELTTDISNVDKLTDIIDTLKSYGAELDKDSRSVLEKLLEESSIVEIYASPKGFLLRSKRLLTDYLAVFRDKGVVRYSRALRGFVVKPYALLDVIERLRHEGFSIHDRTGLLGTGSYPISFRGKLRDYQEEAVDTWIRNGYRGVIALPTGAGKTVVALAAMARLSVPTLIVVYTREQLVEWMDKIEKFTSLSKSSVGAFYSDEKSVKPVTIATYQSAFRNIGLLFDKFSLLVVDEAHHLPADKFRAIAESVLAPYRLGLSATPYREDGKHEELFRLVGGVVYERSIEDLMSAGYIASFEIIPVLVDLSRKELEEYKRLRKDYLVLARGRRVEELVKAASMGDESARKALQLLARIRRILALSKSKLEKARSIIEAEYMRGSKIIVFTQYVDQAQAVGKELGIPVVTGKTEKSKRKIIFELFKHNRLKALVLTTVGDEGIDIPDANVGVVLSGTASRRQFIQRLGRLLRPKPGKSAKLYYIAIRGTQEEATLRKLLRSL
- a CDS encoding helix-turn-helix domain-containing protein, with protein sequence MRIDELARRTISISMLRFLHRFYTYRELSSKLSIPPSMISRYLRGHTLPSMKHAELIIKLFTGDTNVKRYLARIISSEAIDDIVGDMEVLEILAFMLTERVREAGQIFDRVLVVNDLSSVIGLRVSQKLAIPLMIGFIPPLAPPGATTCVTIGQYISSLTLCLNIEGVGRLRRLSVLFIQPLTLPARYMPYVRERLLDLFGQVYVASPICRGGEANSGALCGLIVG
- a CDS encoding Mrp/NBP35 family ATP-binding protein, translated to MSSQARIPPEVKARIEAFKKIREQEKKVEENMKKIKYKIAVLSGKGGVGKSFITASLAFAMSYLGRKVGVLDADIYGPSIPKMMGVQGQSVMATSDGRIIPVTAPLGVKVISIGLLLPEEDVPVIWRGPLSTSAIREMLAYTDWSELDYLFIDLPPGTGDEQLTIAQLIKDLTGTIIVTIPSDVSRVVVAKAVNFARKLNVPIVGIIENMSYFECPDGSKHYIFGEGVAKKIAEKYGIRFLGEVPIDPRISRANDAGEPFFVKYPDSKASKVILELAKTIAEIVEQGTGG
- a CDS encoding AbrB/MazE/SpoVT family DNA-binding domain-containing protein; its protein translation is MRLAEIVKVDSKGRVTIPLVVRVALNIVEGMNLILIADPDKREIVLTPLPSAESRLYELRIEFKDVPGALARASEKLAELGVDQVTTQCTTVKRGEYAECIIIIDLSHSDKNIETVKKELSSLEEVRFIQARPLQR
- a CDS encoding DUF72 domain-containing protein, with translation MAPAAVFVGCCGFPFSRKKYYELFSTVELQQTFYDLPERSLAEKWRREAPSSFIFNMKAWQVITHPPTSPTWRRMRRRPQGRLENYGYLRPTPENLEAWRKSVEIAETLRARVMVLQTPPSFGYSGENERNAREFFSRALEAVGDAMLVGWEPRGSWLENYDAIKDIVCGRPGLIHVVDILRRPPVVCEGQELLYFRLHGLGGREVNYRYKYRDEDLARLASILASILEEYDSVREVYVMFNNIYMGEDAQRFREIAAGMGLRVI